The following proteins come from a genomic window of Anopheles ziemanni chromosome 3, idAnoZiCoDA_A2_x.2, whole genome shotgun sequence:
- the LOC131288022 gene encoding ichor, which yields MHLDSMVNCKMGSQNDSAEVESLLMSSCWNQSSSVADQYLLDGHKLLLEAELDSLPSDGETQKSSMDVLENLLLSSSASISSNGGGHPNGGGGGGGGGGGGGGGGGGLGGDVKPLPSFTSFNTGHLSINGISGYHYTAIAQRLPEENNNYTQNSYTPSGNGGHLGGASGTTNGTGGGGAGSNGSSQNNSGANGGAGSDNNIVSSTSTCLPDSVLNPDGTDPGSGGGPCSLQNVKLFADGSIDGGKIYSAPADSCVMNGADSVSGARIFVDTKELSEYDMSSIEDIAAIIGSAIADTTVPSSKVEKEDGNDTRDSWMDLDAWIEGTCTGVQDGKLIVTQQDSLSEYILPTSPVHTSSGTTSTLQSLLTHGYMPLLQNRLQNGPPIKLEAPSSTSYCGELISTSTSPPGSVVSTSTDNLILNGRYLQSHHHQHHHQAGGHHGPHFGLGALGGGLKPDGLCSPELGLSNFPHTTTTTSNSSSSASSASNSPTTPKSKRRAHSKSQQSKQQQQAPPGVGLCPSPATTLSGQQHQQQQQQSLQQHHQHQHPHQQHQQHQQQQQHQQQLNAQSQQAAALSFQAANDLSGLLGKEKPVHRCNICNRGFLNKSNIKVHLRTHTGEKPFRCEVCAKAFRQKAHLIKHQQIHKRIGRD from the exons ATGCACCTCGATAGTATGGTCAACTGCAAGATGGGCTCGCAGAACGATTCGGCCGAGGTGGAGAGTCTGCTGATGAGCTCCTGCTGGAACCAGTCGAGCAGCGTGGCGGACCAGTACCTGCTCGACGGGCACAAGCTGCTGCTCGAGGCCGAGCTCGACTCGCTGCCGAGCGACGGCGAGACGCAGAAGAGCTCGATGGACGTGCTGGAGAACCTGCTCCTGAGCTCGTCCGCTTCCATCAGCAGCAATGGCGGTGGCCATccgaacggtggtggtggtggcggtggaggaggcGGAGGTGGAGGCGGTGGAGGCGGAGGTCTCGGGGGAGACGTGAAGCCGCTGCCATCGTTCACCTCCTTCAACACCGGCCACCTGTCGATCAACGGGATCTCGGGCTATCACTATACAGCGATCGCGCAGCGGCTACCGGAGGAGAACAACAACTACACGCAGAACTCGTACACGCCGAGTGGGAACGGAGGGCACCTGGGAGGTGCCAGTGGGACGACAAATGGGACCGGAGGAGGTGGAGCTGGCAGCAACGGCAGCTCGCAGAACAACTCCGGCGCCAACGGGGGAGCCGGAAGTGACAACAACATCGTGTCGTCGACGTCCACCTGCCTGCCGGACTCGGTGCTGAACCCAGACGGGACCGACCCGGGCAGTggag GAGGACCCTGCAGCTTGCAGAACGTGAAGCTGTTCGCCGACGGGTCGATCGACGGTGGCAAGATCTACAGTGCGCCCGCTGACAGCTGCGTCATGAACGGCGCGGACTCGGTGTCCGGCGCGCGGATATTCGTCGACACGAAGGAGCTGTCCGAGTACGACATGAGCTCGATCGAGGACATCGCGGCCATCATCGGGTCGGCGATCGCGGACACGACCGTGCCGAGCAGCAAGGTGGAGAAGGAGGACGGCAACGACACGCGCGACTCGTGGATGGACCTGGACGCGTGGATCGAGGGCACGTGCACGGGCGTGCAGGACGGCAAGCTGATCGTGACGCAGCAGGACTCGCTGAGCGAGTACATTCTGCCGACCTCGCCGGTGCACACGTCCTCCGGCACGACCTCGACGCTGCAGAGCCTGCTGACGCACGGCTATATGCCGCTGCTGCAGAACCGGCTGCAGAATGGGCCGCCGATCAAGCTGGAAGCGCCAAGCTCGACGTCCTACTGCGGCGAGCTCATCTCGACCTCCACTAGTCCACCGGGGTCGGTCGTCTCGACCTCCACCGACAACCTCATCCTCAACGGACGGTACCTGCAgagccaccaccatcagcatcaccatcagGCCGGCGGCCACCACGGGCCGCACTTTGGCCTGGGAGCGCTCGGTGGGGGACTCAAACCGGACGGCCTGTGCAGTCCGGAGCTGGGCCTCAGCAACTTCCCGCacacgaccaccaccacctccaactCGTCCTCGTCCGCCTCAAGCGCCAGCAACTCCCCGACGACACCAAAAAGTAAGCGACGGGCGCACAGCAAGTCGCAGcagtcgaagcagcagcagcaggcaccTCCAGGCGTAGGACTTTGTCCATCGCCAGCGACAACCCTCTCcgggcagcagcaccagcagcagcagcagcagtcgttACAACAGCATCACCAGCATCAACATccacaccagcagcaccagcaacaccagcagcaacagcagcaccagcagcagctcaaCGCACAGTCGCAGCAGGCGGCGGCCCTCAGCTTCCAGGCGGCGAACGATCTCAGCGGACTCCTCGGCAAGGAGAAACCGGTGCACCGGTGTAACATCTGCAACCGGGGCTTCCTGAACAAGAGCAACATCAAGGTGCACCTGCGGACGCACACCGGCGAGAAACCGTTCCGGTGCGAGGTCTGCGCGAAGGCGTTCCGCCAGAAGGCCCACCTCATCAAGCACCAGCAGATCCACAAGCGGATCGGGCGCGATTGA